In one window of Spodoptera frugiperda isolate SF20-4 chromosome 11, AGI-APGP_CSIRO_Sfru_2.0, whole genome shotgun sequence DNA:
- the LOC118275049 gene encoding uncharacterized protein LOC118275049 has translation MSSYSLDVETFISEVKKYPEIWDTNCEDHRFKSKKQNAWAEIARVFITDFDEIPNKEKIDVYRKLHGKWRNIRDSFVRHRKRKYGKRGYVYAKYLTFLTDLYNTKNSQSGSDLECDNDDQSEEDENKLKKIGSKCKKFDLLNDSSLWGSDAEDSHSTIDNLKRKRTSKQDSNDIEYVETPFPDPSVSYTTPTEDEDRSFFESLLPAVREFNMDQKLEFRSEVLCLIKGLRSSNGKRNFIKLDPATGDFS, from the exons ATGAGTTCTTATAGCCTCGACGTGGAAACTTTTATAAGTGAAGTGAAGAAGTATCCAGAAATATGGGACACTAACTGTGAAGACCATCGGTTCAAAAGTAAGAAACAGAACGCGTGGGCCGAGATAGCACGTGTATTCATAACAGACTTTGACGAAATACCAAATAAGGAAAAAATCGATGTTT ATCGTAAACTGCACGGAAAATGGAGAAATATAAGGGACTCATTCGTGCGTCACCGTAAAAGGAAATACGGCAAAAGGGGATATGTGTACGcgaaatatttaacgtttttgACCGACTTGTATAATACTAAGAACAGTCAGTCAGGGAGCGACTTGGAATGCGACAACGACGACCAAAGCGAAGAAGATGagaacaaattgaaaaaaataggtTCAAAATGTAAAAAGTTCGATTTGTTAAATGATTCTAGTCTTTGGGGTAGTGACGCGGAGGACTCACATTCAACTATagacaatttaaaaagaaaaaggacTTCAAAGCAAGATAGTAATGACATAGAGTACGTAGAGACCCCATTCCCAGACCCCTCAGTTAGTTACACGACCCCGACTGAGGACGAAGACAGATCGTTCTTCGAGTCCTTGTTACCAGCCGTTAGGGAGTTTAATATGGACCAAAAATTAGAATTTAGAAGTGAAGTGTTGTGCTTAATTAAGGGTTTAAGGTCGTCTAACGGCAAACGGAACTTTATTAAGTTAGACCCGGCTACAGGTGACTTCTCATAA
- the LOC118275050 gene encoding uncharacterized protein LOC118275050 encodes MSMFNPVQLIDEVKKRPGLYTPDHPADREEKLALWKEIGSVIYHGWENFNKATAYDRVLQLQRKWRSLRDAYNRELRARRSGVRINRRVYRYFKRMSFLGGFDGTLSEEEEMDEDNMMLEAHNPDEEMQCKMEPIKVKKNKRKKRKQESSEGSHQPPEELEMPMFPVEMAESETDSDRLFLLSFLPEMRQLPINIKMWVRAQIANVMQEAVSCHYNNTRPGSSGDKNCMDIKRQRHDSTE; translated from the exons ATGTCAATGTTTAATCCAGTTCAATTGATAGATGAAGTAAAAAAACGGCCCGGGCTGTACACACCTGACCATCCTGCCGATCGGGAAGAGAAATTGGCGTTATGGAAGGAAATAGGATCAGTCATATACCATGGTTGGGAAAATTTCAACAAGGCGACAGCTTACGACAGAG TGTTACAGTTGCAAAGGAAATGGCGGTCGTTGAGGGACGCGTACAACAGggagctgcgcgcgcgccggtcGGGGGTCAGGATCAACAGGCGAGTGTATCGCTACTTCAAGAGGATGAGCTTCCTCGGAGGGTTCGATGGCACTCTCAGCGAAGAAGA GGAAATGGATGAAGATAATATGATGCTAGAGGCACACAATCCTGATGAAGAAATGCAATGCAAAATGGAACCgattaaagtaaagaaaaataaacggAAGAAGAGGAAACAGGAGTCCAGTGAAGGCAGTCACCAGCCTCCAGAAGAACTGGAAATGCCAATGTTTCCAGTAGAGATGGCGGAAAGTGAGACGGACAGTGATAGACTCTTCCTTCTTTCTTTCCTCCCTGAAATGAGGCAGTTGCCGATTAATATAAAGATGTGGGTTAGGGCACAAATAGCTAATGTGATGCAGGAGGCCGTGTCCTGCCACTACAATAACACAAGACCAGGGTCTTCAGGAGACAAGAACTGCATGGACATCAAACGACAAAGGCATGACAGTACTGAATAA